In Prunus dulcis chromosome 1, ALMONDv2, whole genome shotgun sequence, the following are encoded in one genomic region:
- the LOC117615088 gene encoding transcription factor bHLH137-like encodes MVSEEEGERKGKKQRKQNGSEAKKQSKVAAAFAEGVQRNGVRVKARRGEATDSHSLAERARREKISVRMKLLQSLVPGCDQINGKAHVLDEIIKYVQLLQNQVECLAAELAFVDAMLYDDCELNPSTNPCASDQRLCCLEPPSSVQFRYLADAAPPCTFASLLLTEDQKASLIPQVQDGGSFEDIGKQPAGLDHSWTF; translated from the exons atggtTTCTGAG GAAGAAGGAGAGCGCAAAGGGAAGAAACAGAGGAAGCAGAATGGGAGTGAAGCAAAGAAACAGAGCAAAGTTGCTGCTGCTTTTGCTGAAGGGGTCCAAAGAAATGGCGTCCGTGTGAAAGCACGAAGGGGTGAAGCAACTGACAGTCACAGCCTTGCTGAAAGG gcaagaagagagaaaatcaGTGTGAGAATGAAACTTTTGCAGTCTCTTGTTCCTGGTTGTGATCAG ATAAATGGCAAGGCTCATGTACTGGATGAGATCATCAAATATGTTCAATTACTACAGAATCAAGTTGAG TGCCTTGCAGCAGAGCTTGCTTTTGTGGATGCCATGCTATATGATGACTGTGAGCTGAACCCAAGTACAAATCCATGTGCTTCAGATCAG AGACTATGTTGCTTGGAGCCTCCTAGCTCCGTCCAGTTCCGGTATTTGGCAGACGCTGCACCGCCGTGTACGTTCGCTTCCTTATTACTCACAGAGGATCAGAAAGCCAGCTTAATACCTCAGGTTCAG GATGGTGGAAGCTTTGAGGACATTGGAAAGCAGCCTGCTGGATTAGACCACTCGTGGACCTTCTAA
- the LOC117612130 gene encoding RNA polymerase II C-terminal domain phosphatase-like 3 gives MVVAGSNCTGWNNFKEIEETLGGLMGKDESAKVVEDVEEGEISDSTSVEEISEEDFVKQEKQEAKVPPMESKSNGGDASRVWTMRDIYNYPGFRGYGSGLVNLAWAQAVQNKPLNELFVMDVDSEEKLKRSSSSLSVNSSSREDRSNAKEVDKVVIVDSGDEMDVEKEEGELEEGEIDLDSEPADNENAAAGEAKDGVLNSNNMNIDSSVTDLKNDPPLFSPEQMKEIGVMISSVDFPDVLVRTKACIKENEIQIIGEVNNKDSDASAVNASHALTSSANFASDSAVVHNNPIMLSEVPRPGVSSLKGRGVLLPLLDLHKDHDADSLPSPTRETPSCFPVQNTLVVADGMVKSLSDTATARVALNAEDSRLHSYETEALKAVSSYQQKFNRSSFLMSERLPSPTPSEDGGNGDDDTGGEVSSSSASNLRTSCPPISGRQIVSPSPIPVGSLSMQGRATAKSAAPPNSEPSMTIKASAKSRDPRLRFANSDMGALNLNQQPSTVVHSAPKVDSVITLSSRKQKPLEESRFDGPALKRQRNALENSGIVGDAKTASGSGGWLEDIGGVGPHLNSKNQTVENAETDPRNVVKVLSSPSTVDGNTNGPNSANEHVSLMGAGTASLPELLKDIAVNPTMLLNLLKMGQQQRVAAEAQQKSADPPKTMTHPTSSSSILVSAALGNVPSKTSGILQTPAGTLPVSSQKALMDESGKVRMKPRDPRRALHGNALQKSGSLGQEQFRNIVPPLLAIQGNKDNLNGQADKKLVTSQSLDAPDITRQFTKSLKNIADIMSVSNVSTSPAIASQSVSSQLVPIKPERIDQKPEEQRPESISASEAAAAGPSRSPVMWGDVEHLFEGYDDQQKAAIQRERTRRIEEQKKMFAAHKLCLVLDLDHTLLNSAKFVEVDPVHDEILRKKEEQDREKPQRHLFRFHHMGMWTKLRPGIWNFLEKASQLFELHLYTMGNKLYATEMAKVLDPTGALFAGRVISRGDDGDPEDGDERIPKSKDLEGVLGMESAVVIIDDSVRVWPHNKLNLIVVERYTYFPCSRRQFGLLGPSLLEIDHDERQEDGTLASSLAVIEKIHQLFFSHSSLDEADVRNILASEQRKILAGCRIVFSRVFPVGEVKPHLHPLWQTAEQFGAVCTNQIDDQVTHVVANSLGTDKVNWALSSGKYVVHPGWVEASALLYRRANEQDFAIKP, from the exons ATGGTCGTTGCTGGATCTAATTGTACTGGGTGGAACAATTTCAAAGAAATCGAAGAAACCCTAGGGGGTCTGATGGGCAAAGATGAGAGTGCCAAAGTTGTTGAAGATGTAGAAGAAGGTGAAATTTCCGATTCAACTTCAGTGGAGGAGATCAGTGAAGAAGATTTTGTTAAGCAGGAGAAGCAGGAAGCTAAGGTTCCTCCCATGGAATCCAAATCTAATGGTGGAGATGCTTCTAGGGTTTGGACGATGCGCGACATCTACAACTACCCTGGATTTCGGGGCTATGGTTCCGGGTTGGTGAACCTCGCTTGGGCTCAGGCCGTACAGAATAAACCTCTCAATGAGCTCTTTGTAATGGATGTTGATTCCGAAGAAAAGTTGAAGCGATCGTCGTCTTCGCTGTCTGTGAATTCTTCTAGTAGAGAAGATAGGAGCAATGCGAAGGAAGTGGATAAAGTGGTGATTGTTGATAGTGGTGATGAAATGGATGTTGAGAAGGAAGAAGGGGAGTTGGAGGAGGGTGAGATTGATTTGGATTCGGAGCCTGCAGATAACGAAAACGCTGCGGCTGGCGAAGCCAAAGATGGTGTTTTGAATTCCAATAATATGAACATCGATAGTTCAGTGACTGATTTGAAGAATGATCCTCCTCTTTTTTCCCCTGAGCAGATGAAAGAG ATAGGGGTGATGATATCGTCTGTAGATTTCCCTGATGTTTTAGTCCGAACTAAAGCTTGTATTAAAGAGAATGAGATACAGATTATTGGTGAGGTTAATAATAAGGATTCTGATGCTTCAGCTGTAAATGCTAGTCATGCACTCACTTCTTCAGCTAATTTTGCTTCAGACTCTGCTGTTGTTCATAATAATCCAATTATGTTGTCTGAAGTTCCAAGACCAGGAGTGTCTAGTTTAAAGGGTAGAGGGGTCCTGCTTCCCCTGTTGGACCTTCACAAGGATCATGATGCAGATAGCCTTCCTTCGCCCACACGAGAAACCCCTTCATGTTTTCCCGTTCAGAACACATTGGTTGTTGCTGATGGGATGGTAAAATCATTGTCAGATACAGCTACCGCTAGGGTGGCACTGAATGCAGAAGATTCTAGATTGCATTCTTACGAAACTGAAGCTCTTAAAGCTGTATCTTCCTATCAACAAAAGTTTAATCGGAGTTCTTTTCTCATGAGTGAAAGACTTCCAAGTCCAACCCCTTCAGAAGACGGTGGTAATGGGGATGATGATACTGGTGGAGAGGTTTCTAGTTCTTCTGCTAGCAATTTAAGAACTTCATGTCCTCCTATTTCAGGACGGCAAATTGTTTCTCCTTCCCCTATCCCTGTAGGCAGCCTCAGCATGCAAGGACGGGCTACTGCTAAAAGTGCTGCCCCTCCGAATTCTGAGCCTAGTATGACCATAAAAGCTTCAGCTAAGAGTAGAGACCCCAGGCTTCGATTTGCCAATTCTGATATGGGTGCCTTGAATCTTAACCAACAACCCTCGACAGTAGTGCATAGTGCACCTAAAGTGGATTCTGTTATAACGTTAAGCTCAAGAAAGCAAAAACCCCTGGAGGAGTCTAGATTTGATGGTCCTGCATTAAAAAGGCAAAGGAATGCATTGGAAAACTCAGGGATTGTTGGGGATGCAAAAACTGCTTCTGGAAGTGGTGGCTGGTTGGAGGACATTGGTGGCGTTGGACCTCATTTAAATAGCAAGAACCAGACTGTGGAGAATGCAGAAACTGATCCCAGAAATGTGGTTAAGGTTTTAAGTAGTCCTAGTACTGTTGATGGCAACACCAATGGCCCAAACAGTGCAAATGAGCATGTGTCGTTGATGGGTGCAGGCACGGCTTCCCTGCCTGAATTATTAAAAGATATCGCTGTGAATCCAACCATGCTGTTAAACTTACTTAAGATGGGACAACAACAAAGGGTAGCTGCAGAAGCCCAGCAGAAGTCTGCTGATCCTCCAAAAACTATGACGCATCCTACAAGCTCAAGTTCAATACTGGTATCAGCTGCATTAGGGAATGTTCCTTCAAAGACCTCAGGGATTTTGCAGACACCTGCAGGAACACTTCCCGTTAGTTCACAAAAAGCTCTCATG GATGAGTCCGGAAAAGTCCGCATGAAACCCCGCGACCCTCGCCGTGCTCTACATGGTAATGCACTTCAAAAGAGTGGGAGTTTGGGACAAGAGCAGTTCAGAAATATTGTACCGCCATTGTTGGCCATCCAGGGGAATAAGGATAATCTGAATGGTCAGGCGGATAAGAAGCTAGTGACTTCACAATCATTAGATGCCCCTGACATTACACGTCAATTCACAAAGAGTCTGAAAAATATTGCTGATATTATGTCTGTTTCTAATGTATCAACAAGTCCAGCAATAGCTTCTCAGAGTGTTTCTTCCCAACTAGTTCCAATCAAGCCAGAGAGAATAGATCAGAAACCTGAGGAGCAGCGTCCGGAAAGTATTTCTGCTTCTGAAGCAGCTGCAGCAGGTCCCTCTCGTTCGCCGGTCATGTGGGGAGATGTTGAACATCTGTTTGAAGGATATGATGACCAGCAAAAAGCTGCTatccagagagagagaacaaggAGGATAGAAGAACAGAAGAAAATGTTTGCAGCACACAAGCTCTGCCTTGTCCTAGATCTAGATCATACACTTCTTAATTCAGCTAAG TTTGTTGAAGTAGATCCAGTACATGATGAgattttgagaaagaaagaagaacagGATCGTGAAAAACCACAGCGACATCTCTTCCGATTTCATCATATGGGAATGTGGACCAAATTGCGGCCTGGGATCTGGAATTTTTTAGAGAAG GCTAGTCAACTTTTTGAGTTGCATCTTTACACAATGGGGAACAAGCTATATGCTACGGAAATGGCAAAAGTGCTAGATCCAACTGGGGCCCTTTTTGCTGGACGAGTTATTTCTAGAGGCGATGATGGGGACCCTGAAGATGGTGATGAGAGGATTCCCAAGAGTAAGGATCTTGAAGGAGTTTTGGGTATGGAATCAGCTGTTGTAATTATAGATGATTCTGTGAGGGTCTGGCCGCATAACAAACTGAACTTGATAGTTGTAGAACG GTATACCTACTTTCCTTGTAGCAGACGACAATTTGGGCTTCTAGGTCCTTCACTTCTTGAGATTGATCATGATGAGAGACAAGAAGATGGGACTTTGGCATCCTCATTGGCG GTTATTGAGAAGATACATCAGCTCTTTTTCTCCCATTCCTCCCTAGATGAAGCAGATGTTAGAAATATTCTAGCCTCTGAGCAACGGAAGATTTTGGCCGGATGTCGTATAGTATTTAGCAGGGTCTTTCCAGTTGGTGAGGTCAAACCTCACCTACATCCTCTGTGGCAGACAGCTGAGCAGTTTGGTGCTGTGTGTACCAACCAGATTGATGACCAGGTCACCCATGTAGTTGCCAATTCCCTTGGGACCGACAAG GTGAATTGGGCTCTTTCTTCTGGAAAATATGTTGTCCATCCTGGCTG GGTGGAAGCATCGGCTTTGCTGTATCGGAGGGCAAATGAGCAAGATTTTGCCATTAAACCATAA